A region from the Leptospirillum ferriphilum ML-04 genome encodes:
- a CDS encoding glycoside hydrolase family 57 protein, translated as MRAKVLFVWHMHQPFYYDPVMKEMPLPWVRLHGIRGYNDLPYMADRFPQVRTTLNFVPSLLDQMELLSSGKVRDSYHELTLSEAGSLSLEERVFLLRNFFSCPFESMIKPYPRYAALWARVYGQPAHSPDQWQKMASGMTAQDFLDLQVWFNLTWFGYAARKHYPEIEEWVRKGSRFSEEDKKGVLELQMRIVSGLVPLYRRLHDDGRIEISTSPYFHPILPLLISSRFARRPRPELSLPEEFAWPEDARDQLKRALEKQESLWGKPISGVWPSEGSVCPELIEMGSTMGISWMASDEDVLKNSRPSDKWRDLSPYQTYRIESLSGSPRLIFRDRGLSDRIGFLYARYNGTEAALDLISNMERIEQTANRGDHPAVIPIILDGENPWESYPDGGYLFLNSLFERLEHHPRLQAVTVTEAIQEVPAKPLAEISSGSWINHDFNIWIGHHEDNKAWNYLGKTRKFLDEELRKGVHSEETIEDALREMYAAEGSDWFWWFGEDFETVQSADFDRLFRVHQQNVYRLLGKDVPLYLHEPVQVGGPDISANQPVDYVQPVIDGLVTHYYEWTGSGMFDAVRTQGSMFLGDPLIQKLYYGFDSERFYLRIDLDPGLLVAETEGHMVTVRLHNREEMEWQLPLRSGALDVPATGRTPDTKVLWACKKVGELAFYLKDLGLLPGEWFYLTVELSNGQSLLDQCPRGRALPVRVPDERFAQSVWRV; from the coding sequence TTGAGAGCAAAAGTTCTGTTTGTCTGGCATATGCACCAGCCCTTCTACTACGATCCGGTGATGAAGGAAATGCCTTTGCCCTGGGTGCGCCTTCATGGAATTCGGGGGTACAATGACCTTCCTTACATGGCGGATCGTTTTCCCCAGGTGCGTACGACACTGAACTTCGTTCCTTCTCTCCTGGATCAGATGGAGCTCCTGTCTTCCGGGAAAGTGCGGGACTCCTATCACGAACTGACTCTTTCCGAAGCCGGCAGTCTGTCGCTGGAGGAACGAGTCTTTCTTCTGAGAAATTTTTTTTCCTGTCCCTTTGAATCGATGATCAAGCCATATCCCCGTTATGCTGCTCTCTGGGCCCGTGTGTACGGACAGCCTGCCCACTCCCCCGATCAATGGCAAAAAATGGCCTCCGGGATGACAGCGCAGGATTTTCTGGATTTGCAGGTTTGGTTCAATTTGACCTGGTTCGGATACGCGGCTCGAAAACATTATCCTGAAATCGAGGAATGGGTTCGGAAGGGATCCCGTTTTTCCGAAGAGGACAAGAAGGGGGTTCTGGAACTTCAGATGCGAATCGTTTCCGGTCTCGTCCCGCTGTACCGTCGACTTCATGATGACGGACGCATTGAAATCTCGACAAGCCCCTATTTTCATCCGATTCTCCCCCTGCTGATTTCCTCGCGATTCGCCCGTCGTCCCCGACCGGAACTCTCGCTTCCCGAAGAGTTTGCCTGGCCGGAAGATGCACGAGATCAGCTGAAACGTGCTCTTGAAAAACAGGAGTCACTCTGGGGGAAGCCCATTTCAGGGGTCTGGCCATCCGAAGGATCCGTCTGTCCAGAGTTGATTGAAATGGGATCGACCATGGGAATCTCATGGATGGCCTCCGATGAAGATGTCCTGAAAAATTCGCGTCCGTCCGACAAATGGCGAGACTTGTCCCCCTATCAGACGTATCGGATCGAGTCTCTTTCCGGAAGTCCCCGGTTGATTTTCCGAGACAGGGGACTTTCCGACCGGATCGGCTTTCTTTATGCCCGTTACAACGGGACCGAAGCGGCTCTTGACCTGATCAGCAACATGGAGCGGATCGAGCAGACTGCCAACAGGGGAGATCATCCTGCGGTCATTCCCATCATCCTTGATGGGGAAAATCCCTGGGAAAGCTATCCGGATGGAGGATATCTCTTCCTGAACTCTCTTTTTGAGAGACTTGAGCACCACCCTCGATTGCAGGCGGTGACAGTGACGGAAGCCATCCAGGAAGTACCGGCCAAGCCTTTGGCGGAAATCAGTTCCGGCTCCTGGATTAATCATGATTTCAATATCTGGATCGGGCATCACGAAGACAACAAGGCCTGGAATTATCTGGGAAAGACGAGAAAGTTTCTGGACGAAGAACTGCGAAAAGGCGTGCACTCCGAAGAAACGATCGAAGATGCTCTCCGGGAAATGTATGCGGCGGAGGGAAGTGATTGGTTCTGGTGGTTTGGTGAGGATTTCGAAACCGTTCAATCCGCCGACTTTGACAGACTTTTTCGTGTTCACCAACAAAATGTCTACCGACTTCTGGGAAAAGATGTCCCCCTTTATCTTCATGAGCCCGTCCAGGTCGGTGGACCGGACATATCGGCCAATCAGCCCGTGGATTATGTCCAGCCTGTCATTGATGGTCTTGTCACCCATTATTATGAATGGACGGGGTCCGGCATGTTTGATGCCGTCAGGACACAAGGATCGATGTTTCTTGGAGACCCCCTGATCCAGAAACTTTATTACGGTTTTGACAGTGAACGATTTTATTTGCGGATCGATCTGGATCCGGGGCTCCTCGTCGCGGAAACGGAAGGACACATGGTGACAGTCCGACTCCACAACCGTGAGGAAATGGAGTGGCAGCTTCCTCTTCGAAGCGGCGCGCTGGATGTTCCGGCGACCGGGCGAACGCCGGATACGAAAGTTTTGTGGGCGTGCAAAAAAGTGGG